The genomic DNA CGCCGCCCTACAGGTGGCCGGATCGTAGTTCGTCCATGAATCCATGGATTCGCTTCCCGTCGCCATACCACCCCTCGAACCGCGGCTCGGTCGATGCCGTCGACGGGTCGAGCAGGTGGCCGACTCGGGCCAGTTCGAAGAGTAGTGGGACGAGCTCGATCCCCTTCTCGGTGAGCGAATACCGCCCTTGGGAGCCTCGGGGGGCGGGCGCCTTGTGCAGGAGACCTGTCTCGACGAGGTGAGCCAGTCGCCGCGACAGCGTCGGCGGGCTGATGCCCTCGCGTGATCCGGTCAGCAGGT from Nocardia higoensis includes the following:
- a CDS encoding winged helix-turn-helix transcriptional regulator; amino-acid sequence: MPRSNCPINRGVELLGDHWSLVILRDVTFCDHRTFRDLLTGSREGISPPTLSRRLAHLVETGLLHKAPAPRGSQGRYSLTEKGIELVPLLFELARVGHLLDPSTASTEPRFEGWYGDGKRIHGFMDELRSGHL